The Paenibacillus thermoaerophilus genome includes a window with the following:
- the pelF gene encoding GT4 family glycosyltransferase PelF: MRICIIAEGSYPYVTGGVSSWVHNLVRQMPEHEFVIYTIGAQSKLRGQFKYTLPPNVVEVRETFLDVYLEEEGDWGRRYHISPEQKRNMQALLGADYRIDWNALFELLRGRQFRNAADFLSSKDFFDLLEELCSTHYPLVPFTEMFWTVRSMILPLFMTIRGDLPRADLYHSVSTGYAGIVGALAKHVHGSPLLLTEHGIYTREREEEIIKADWVRGYFKDLWIQYFYRLSNCAYEAADRVTTLFSRNREIQIELGCDASKIDIIPNGVNTEDYRDLPAGPQDGKIRIGAIVRVVPIKDIKTMLQSMALIKREVPETEFYIMGPYEEDEPYYEECLRLAEALELTDVHFTGSVSIKDYLGRMDLLLLTSISEGQPLAILEGMASSKPYVATNVGSCRELLYGLDDGIGPAGWIVPVMHAEQIAQAAIRLCKDRELREEMGRNALQRVERNYRQTDVIASYRQLYAVMGGESQWPVSVSN, from the coding sequence ATGAGAATCTGTATCATCGCGGAAGGTTCGTATCCCTATGTAACCGGCGGTGTATCCAGTTGGGTCCATAATCTGGTGCGGCAGATGCCCGAGCACGAGTTCGTTATCTATACGATCGGCGCGCAGAGCAAGCTGCGAGGCCAATTCAAGTATACGCTGCCGCCCAATGTCGTCGAAGTGCGGGAGACGTTTCTGGACGTCTACCTGGAGGAAGAAGGCGATTGGGGCAGACGCTATCACATCTCGCCGGAGCAGAAACGGAATATGCAGGCGCTTCTTGGTGCGGACTATCGAATCGATTGGAACGCGCTATTCGAGCTGTTGAGGGGACGGCAGTTCCGCAATGCGGCGGATTTCCTGTCGAGCAAGGATTTTTTCGATCTGCTGGAAGAGCTGTGCAGTACCCACTATCCGCTGGTTCCGTTCACCGAGATGTTCTGGACGGTTCGGTCGATGATTTTGCCGCTGTTCATGACGATCAGGGGCGACCTTCCCCGCGCGGATCTGTACCACAGCGTATCGACAGGGTATGCGGGGATCGTAGGGGCGCTGGCCAAGCATGTGCATGGAAGCCCGCTGCTGCTTACGGAGCATGGGATCTATACGAGGGAGCGGGAAGAGGAGATTATTAAGGCGGACTGGGTACGAGGCTACTTCAAGGATCTGTGGATTCAATATTTTTACAGGCTGTCCAACTGCGCATATGAAGCGGCGGACCGCGTCACAACGCTTTTCAGCCGCAATCGCGAGATTCAGATCGAGCTCGGATGCGATGCGTCTAAGATCGACATCATCCCGAACGGGGTGAATACCGAAGACTATCGCGATCTGCCCGCCGGACCGCAGGACGGCAAGATCCGGATCGGCGCCATCGTGCGGGTCGTGCCGATCAAGGATATCAAAACGATGCTGCAGAGCATGGCGTTGATCAAGCGCGAGGTTCCCGAGACCGAGTTCTATATCATGGGGCCGTACGAAGAGGACGAACCATACTACGAGGAATGTTTGCGGCTGGCCGAGGCGCTGGAGCTGACGGATGTGCATTTTACCGGCTCGGTGTCGATCAAGGATTATCTCGGCCGTATGGATCTTCTCCTGCTGACGAGCATCAGCGAGGGGCAGCCGTTGGCGATTCTGGAGGGAATGGCAAGCTCCAAGCCTTATGTCGCGACTAACGTAGGCAGTTGCAGAGAGCTGCTGTACGGACTGGATGACGGCATCGGACCCGCAGGGTGGATTGTGCCCGTTATGCATGCCGAGCAGATCGCCCAAGCGGCAATCCGGCTATGCAAGGACCGGGAGCTTCGCGAGGAGATGGGCCGCAATGCGCTGCAGCGCGTGGAACGAAATTACCGCCAGACGGATGTGATCGCCAGTTATCGGCAATTGTACGCGGTGATGGGAGGTGAGAGCCAGTGGCCGGTATCGGTTTCGAATTGA
- a CDS encoding right-handed parallel beta-helix repeat-containing protein: MIKRLDHVRMMKAGFLLLMTIMILSVSAPLSAFSGYQAPGKVYYVASDGNDSNPGTKDAPWRTIQKAADTLIAGETVLVREGVYKEFVSIRSSGSAADGYIVFQAYPGERPVIDGSELDLSGGESALVQLRGVSFVVVDGFEIRNLRSSQDDQYPAGIRVQYGGTNIHILNNDVHHIENVSSGGNAHGIHVYGNSALSLKNVRVSGNRVHHLVLGSSESLTLSGNIDGFVVENNVIHDNNNIGIDIAGYYGACSLPCIDQARNGIVAGNTVYNIDSSDNPAYGGGSNSAGGIYADGAANVVIERNQVYRSGFGIEIASENRGKTTSRITVRSNYLHHNDGAGIIIGGSSPSNGGAADNLIANNTLIENDQRRQGYGEIAIQENSTGNIIVNNLIYGMAGQPFVSKYNISGSGNRFDYNLYYRPDGADGVSWSWQGQTYKTWEAYKQATGHDGNSIFADPKLADRSQDIRLTEGSPAIDRGADVYAARTDYDFFGQNRIVQTAVDIGAAEYGGDSLPAQQEPSPSPEPQPIPSPAPGPIPETQPNPNPEPTDTGGRFTVDGDFSDWDGVAELAVGHSNVRSVKSAIAEGQLYVLVTGNLLSDKGQLYLNTDGNPETGFQAPYWNGIGADYLLENGVLYRYSGEGGTNWGWTEIRSYRKSGKFVATSTVVEVSIDLSDLGMNGNGPVDMGYVWKDSYSHKLPGGSTPLKVGGAVQPGEPELPAPAPGIVLDGSSEDWAGIEPLVRSESNPRLLKVDNDSEYLYLLVEGSALLTKTQIYLNTDGSAATGYTASDLVAGGAEYLLEYGRLYRYTGKGSNWSWRQISNLKRAQWWLERDDLIEAAVPLSELGVRIGSPIAIGVHKDDNRLTQLPVSGDMAAYTLQ, translated from the coding sequence GAAGGCGTGTACAAGGAGTTCGTGTCGATCCGTTCATCGGGTTCTGCGGCAGACGGGTATATCGTCTTCCAGGCGTACCCCGGAGAACGTCCTGTAATTGACGGATCGGAACTGGACCTGTCCGGCGGTGAGAGCGCGCTCGTCCAGTTGAGAGGGGTGAGCTTCGTCGTCGTCGACGGTTTCGAGATTCGCAATCTGCGCTCTTCCCAAGACGACCAGTACCCGGCGGGAATCCGGGTGCAATATGGAGGCACGAATATCCATATCCTGAACAATGACGTGCATCATATCGAGAACGTGTCTAGCGGAGGCAATGCGCACGGCATTCATGTGTACGGCAACTCGGCGCTTTCGCTTAAAAATGTCCGGGTCAGCGGCAACCGGGTTCATCATCTGGTGCTAGGCTCCAGCGAATCGTTGACACTGAGCGGCAATATCGACGGCTTCGTCGTCGAGAATAATGTGATTCACGATAACAACAATATCGGCATCGACATTGCCGGATACTACGGCGCCTGCTCGTTGCCGTGCATTGACCAGGCGCGGAACGGTATCGTCGCGGGTAATACGGTCTACAATATCGATTCGTCCGATAATCCGGCTTACGGCGGCGGTTCTAACAGCGCAGGAGGCATCTACGCGGACGGTGCGGCGAATGTCGTCATCGAGCGCAACCAGGTCTACCGCAGCGGCTTCGGAATCGAGATCGCCAGTGAGAATCGCGGCAAGACGACGAGCCGGATAACGGTACGCAGCAACTATCTTCACCACAACGACGGCGCCGGGATTATCATCGGCGGCTCTTCGCCCTCGAACGGAGGGGCCGCGGACAATCTGATCGCCAACAACACGTTGATCGAGAACGACCAGCGCCGTCAGGGCTACGGAGAGATCGCCATCCAGGAGAACAGCACCGGCAATATCATCGTCAACAATCTGATCTATGGCATGGCGGGTCAGCCGTTTGTCAGTAAGTACAATATAAGCGGCTCGGGGAACCGGTTCGATTACAATCTGTATTATCGACCGGATGGCGCGGACGGAGTATCCTGGAGCTGGCAGGGGCAGACGTATAAAACCTGGGAAGCTTACAAGCAAGCGACGGGGCATGACGGGAATTCGATCTTCGCCGATCCGAAGCTGGCCGATCGGAGTCAAGATATTCGGCTCACGGAAGGGTCTCCCGCTATCGACCGGGGAGCGGATGTTTATGCCGCCCGTACGGATTACGACTTCTTCGGACAAAACCGAATCGTACAGACGGCTGTCGATATCGGAGCGGCCGAGTACGGAGGAGACAGTTTGCCCGCCCAGCAGGAGCCGAGCCCGTCCCCTGAGCCTCAGCCGATTCCGTCCCCGGCACCGGGGCCGATACCGGAAACGCAGCCGAATCCGAACCCGGAGCCGACCGATACGGGTGGACGCTTCACAGTGGACGGCGACTTCTCCGATTGGGACGGGGTTGCGGAACTGGCCGTCGGGCACTCCAATGTCCGATCGGTCAAATCCGCAATCGCGGAAGGACAACTGTATGTGCTCGTAACCGGTAATCTGCTCAGCGACAAGGGGCAGCTCTATCTCAATACCGACGGCAATCCGGAGACCGGGTTCCAAGCGCCTTACTGGAACGGAATCGGAGCGGACTACTTGCTGGAGAACGGCGTGTTGTACCGCTACAGCGGCGAGGGCGGCACGAATTGGGGATGGACGGAAATACGTTCTTACAGGAAGTCGGGAAAATTCGTGGCGACATCAACCGTAGTCGAAGTATCCATCGATCTGTCGGATCTCGGGATGAACGGGAACGGTCCGGTTGATATGGGCTATGTCTGGAAAGACTCCTACTCTCACAAACTGCCCGGAGGAAGTACTCCGCTGAAAGTAGGAGGTGCAGTTCAGCCGGGAGAACCGGAGTTGCCGGCCCCGGCCCCGGGGATCGTGCTGGACGGATCTTCGGAGGATTGGGCCGGCATTGAGCCGCTTGTTCGCAGCGAGTCGAACCCTCGCTTGCTTAAAGTAGATAACGATAGCGAGTACCTCTATCTGCTGGTTGAAGGCAGCGCCTTGCTTACCAAGACGCAAATTTATCTGAATACCGACGGCAGCGCGGCGACCGGGTACACGGCTTCCGATTTGGTCGCCGGCGGAGCCGAATATCTGCTCGAGTACGGAAGGCTCTACCGCTATACGGGCAAGGGCTCGAACTGGTCCTGGCGGCAAATCTCGAACTTGAAGCGGGCTCAGTGGTGGCTCGAACGGGACGACTTGATCGAGGCGGCTGTGCCATTGAGCGAACTGGGTGTACGGATTGGCTCCCCGATTGCGATAGGCGTCCATAAGGACGACAACCGCTTGACCCAACTGCCGGTCAGCGGCGACATGGCGGCCTATACGCTGCAATAA
- a CDS encoding DUF2194 domain-containing protein, whose translation MKQAIRFKRNVYIIILFILALAALIQLSRSEFILKFSQKEQAVERYKDLIAQVSGETVKPLTSGNYCIAYKSTDDQSMKLRDNTIRTLAYMKRQAVSFDLAAQKLDYGGCSVVLIATGDLDALRNGSRLEDYVYGGGAVFFMQMPENGDYFKQLYRKLGILSFDDGQLTSGIHLTSNVLIGEKGLKTGEDFLIHVSSPVEIDKESELLAQSIEGIPLIWKRRYGEGVFAVYNGNVLHQKGNRGLITGVISLLKNDFLYPIFNSKVFYIDDFPAPIRKGLDASLYKQYGLDIPGFFQNIWWPDMLKAASRHHIKYTAAVIQSYQDNVVPPFHDPEDEERHQLIAYGREVIKSGGEVAIHGFNHQSLQMDADNAGYFGYKVWPGTREMELSIREVLSYVETAFPNYKAMSYVPPSNVLSKEGREALKAAWPNLAVIASLYDTDYSGRAYVQEYGLAEDGIIEMPRITSGYFESPYTRWLEANAITSLGFFSHFLHPDDLLDETRSRNQTWAQLYEDFSAMLERLDHTYPWLRSMTSTEAGFDMVASLYSDVSIEQTADEIAGTAERYVSPLYFILRSERKIAKQSGCTVNKIDEDTYLVTVHGPRFSIGLGG comes from the coding sequence ATGAAACAGGCAATCCGGTTCAAGCGTAACGTATACATCATTATCTTGTTTATCCTGGCGCTTGCCGCATTGATCCAGTTATCCAGATCGGAGTTCATCCTCAAGTTCAGCCAAAAGGAACAAGCGGTGGAGCGTTACAAGGATCTGATCGCGCAAGTGTCGGGAGAAACCGTCAAGCCGCTGACGTCCGGGAACTATTGCATAGCCTATAAATCCACCGACGACCAAAGCATGAAGCTACGTGACAATACCATCCGTACGCTCGCCTACATGAAACGGCAGGCGGTTTCGTTTGATCTCGCCGCGCAAAAGCTCGATTACGGCGGTTGTTCGGTTGTGTTGATAGCGACCGGCGATTTGGATGCATTGCGTAACGGCTCCCGGTTGGAGGATTACGTCTACGGAGGCGGCGCGGTTTTTTTTATGCAGATGCCGGAGAACGGCGATTATTTCAAGCAACTATACAGAAAGCTCGGTATTTTATCGTTCGATGACGGACAGCTCACATCCGGGATTCATCTCACATCCAACGTTCTGATCGGGGAGAAGGGGCTTAAGACGGGAGAAGATTTCCTGATCCATGTATCCAGTCCCGTGGAGATCGACAAGGAGTCCGAGCTGCTGGCCCAGAGCATCGAAGGCATCCCCCTCATCTGGAAGCGGCGGTACGGGGAGGGAGTGTTCGCCGTTTACAACGGAAATGTGCTTCATCAGAAAGGCAACAGAGGTCTGATCACAGGGGTAATCAGTCTGTTGAAGAACGACTTTCTCTACCCGATTTTCAACTCCAAAGTTTTCTATATCGACGATTTTCCGGCGCCGATCAGGAAAGGTCTCGATGCGTCTCTCTACAAGCAATACGGGTTGGATATTCCTGGTTTCTTCCAGAATATCTGGTGGCCGGATATGCTGAAGGCGGCAAGCCGGCATCATATCAAATATACGGCGGCCGTCATCCAGTCTTACCAGGATAATGTTGTTCCGCCTTTTCACGACCCGGAGGATGAAGAACGCCATCAACTGATCGCTTACGGCCGCGAAGTGATCAAGAGCGGCGGCGAAGTTGCGATCCACGGCTTCAATCACCAATCTCTGCAGATGGATGCGGACAATGCCGGCTACTTCGGTTACAAGGTATGGCCTGGCACACGGGAGATGGAGCTGTCCATCCGGGAAGTGCTGAGTTATGTGGAGACGGCTTTTCCGAATTACAAGGCGATGTCGTATGTGCCGCCGTCTAATGTGCTGTCGAAGGAAGGGCGCGAGGCGCTGAAAGCGGCATGGCCGAACCTTGCTGTGATCGCCTCCCTGTACGACACCGATTATTCGGGACGCGCATACGTGCAGGAATACGGGCTGGCAGAGGACGGCATCATCGAAATGCCCAGGATCACATCCGGATATTTCGAGTCGCCCTATACCCGATGGCTGGAAGCGAACGCGATTACTTCGCTCGGGTTCTTCTCCCACTTCCTTCATCCCGACGATCTGCTGGACGAGACGAGGAGCCGCAATCAGACGTGGGCGCAACTGTATGAAGATTTCTCGGCCATGCTTGAGCGGTTGGATCACACATATCCGTGGCTTCGCTCTATGACTTCGACCGAAGCCGGGTTCGACATGGTCGCTTCGCTGTATTCGGACGTATCGATCGAGCAGACCGCCGATGAGATCGCTGGAACGGCAGAACGCTATGTCAGTCCGTTGTATTTCATCTTGCGCTCGGAACGCAAAATCGCGAAGCAGTCCGGCTGTACGGTAAATAAGATCGACGAGGACACGTATCTGGTTACCGTACACGGGCCCCGATTTTCGATTGGATTAGGGGGGTGA
- a CDS encoding NAD-dependent epimerase/dehydratase family protein, whose protein sequence is MNVLITGGYGFIGSHVADRFHKEGYEVYIIDNLSTGNASRITFKHKGYKLSVQDGKCEEIFRMGKFDVVVHLAAQTSSEVARANPVRDAETNLLGLINMLNLSVKYNVPKFIYASSADVYGEKTNVPIREEETCTPASPYALAKWIGEIYCGKWREMYGLQTIVFRISNAYGPRQSERSGVVSAFLNGALSGKPLHVYGDGSETRDFIYVEDIADAIYRASLSPIAGTYNLSTGMGTSVNELIDAFKELRDMGEVVYNDRRPGDIGQSVLDNASVKRDLDWSPIYGIREGLKRTYEYAVRQQQAETQQAQAAAEVQSAAAPAVRSVFRRLLPYAENLLAFLLTAWLTLGQQYSSYGTIDVKLFYITIMGIMYGNRQSILAVLLSTGLFVYHKTLGGRELVALMYDPDFFFRVAIYLFIGLVVGYTIERKNAQIQQQQQQLQEVEGKYEFLSGIYEEVREVKDELQQRILNMGDSYGKIYSVTKELESLEPEQVFHAAVNVVRSVTQASEVSIYVVNRNRAYLRLVAHAGTNQAVRSLKVEEREDMAMVLQDGKLYVNKQLSPDRPLMCAPLYYRDQIGAVVAIDGLPFDKFSLYHQNLFKITCDLVSSALTKAFAYMEATENQRYVEGTSLLRPEAFREIMRAKKQAMEQYRTPFLLLRGEIPGDLLFETANQIEGMLRETDYTGLDEKQRLLVLLSNTNPEDASRVIERFAERGIILGEVKEAV, encoded by the coding sequence ATGAATGTATTGATAACGGGGGGATACGGCTTCATCGGTTCCCATGTGGCGGACAGGTTCCATAAGGAAGGGTACGAAGTATACATCATCGACAATTTGTCGACCGGGAACGCGAGTCGGATCACCTTCAAGCACAAAGGGTACAAGCTGTCTGTCCAAGATGGCAAGTGCGAGGAAATTTTCCGTATGGGCAAGTTCGACGTTGTCGTGCATCTGGCGGCGCAGACGAGCTCCGAGGTTGCTCGCGCGAACCCGGTCCGGGACGCGGAGACGAATCTGCTCGGCCTCATCAACATGCTCAATCTGTCAGTAAAGTATAACGTACCCAAGTTCATTTACGCCTCCAGCGCTGATGTATACGGCGAGAAGACAAATGTGCCGATCCGGGAGGAGGAGACTTGCACCCCGGCTTCGCCCTATGCGCTCGCCAAGTGGATTGGGGAGATATACTGCGGCAAGTGGCGCGAGATGTACGGTCTGCAGACGATTGTCTTCCGCATCTCGAACGCCTATGGTCCGCGACAATCCGAACGAAGCGGGGTCGTCTCCGCGTTCCTGAACGGAGCGCTGTCCGGAAAGCCGCTTCACGTTTATGGGGACGGCAGCGAGACGCGAGACTTCATCTATGTAGAGGACATTGCGGATGCGATCTATCGGGCTTCGCTTTCGCCAATTGCCGGGACATATAACCTGTCGACGGGCATGGGCACGAGCGTTAACGAGCTTATAGACGCGTTCAAGGAATTGCGGGATATGGGAGAGGTCGTTTACAACGACAGGCGTCCCGGAGACATCGGCCAGTCTGTACTGGACAACGCCAGCGTCAAGCGCGACCTCGATTGGTCGCCTATCTACGGGATCAGAGAGGGTCTTAAACGAACATACGAGTACGCCGTACGGCAGCAGCAGGCGGAGACGCAGCAGGCGCAAGCCGCTGCCGAGGTGCAGTCCGCGGCTGCGCCCGCTGTCCGTTCCGTGTTCAGGCGACTGTTGCCTTATGCCGAGAACCTGCTGGCCTTCCTTCTTACGGCATGGCTGACGCTCGGCCAGCAATACAGCTCCTACGGCACGATCGATGTGAAGCTGTTCTACATTACGATTATGGGCATTATGTACGGCAACCGCCAATCGATTCTGGCCGTCTTGTTGTCGACCGGGCTGTTCGTCTACCATAAGACGCTGGGCGGGCGTGAACTGGTTGCTCTGATGTACGATCCCGACTTCTTCTTCCGAGTCGCGATCTACTTGTTCATCGGGTTGGTCGTCGGCTATACAATCGAGCGTAAAAACGCCCAAATTCAGCAGCAACAGCAGCAGCTTCAGGAAGTCGAGGGCAAGTACGAGTTTCTGAGCGGGATCTACGAAGAGGTGCGGGAGGTGAAGGACGAGCTGCAGCAGCGGATTCTGAATATGGGCGACAGCTACGGCAAGATCTACTCCGTCACCAAGGAACTGGAGAGTCTGGAGCCCGAACAGGTGTTCCATGCGGCGGTCAACGTCGTTCGATCCGTTACGCAGGCGTCGGAAGTTTCGATTTACGTCGTCAATCGCAACCGCGCGTATCTGCGCCTCGTCGCACACGCCGGAACGAACCAAGCGGTCCGGTCGCTCAAGGTTGAGGAGCGCGAGGATATGGCCATGGTGCTGCAGGACGGGAAGCTGTATGTTAACAAGCAGCTAAGCCCCGACCGGCCTCTTATGTGCGCGCCCCTCTATTATCGGGATCAGATCGGGGCGGTTGTTGCGATTGACGGATTGCCGTTCGATAAATTTTCGCTCTATCACCAGAATCTGTTCAAGATTACGTGCGACCTCGTGTCTTCGGCTTTGACGAAGGCCTTCGCATACATGGAAGCGACCGAGAACCAGCGTTATGTCGAAGGCACGTCTCTGCTGCGGCCGGAAGCCTTCCGGGAGATTATGAGGGCGAAGAAACAAGCGATGGAGCAGTATCGGACTCCCTTCCTGCTGCTGCGGGGCGAAATTCCCGGCGACCTGCTGTTTGAGACGGCGAATCAGATCGAGGGAATGCTCCGTGAGACGGATTACACGGGATTGGACGAGAAGCAGAGACTGCTCGTCCTCCTCTCCAATACGAACCCGGAGGATGCAAGCCGCGTGATCGAGCGCTTCGCGGAAAGAGGCATTATCTTGGGCGAAGTAAAAGAGGCGGTTTAG